In Corynebacterium endometrii, one DNA window encodes the following:
- a CDS encoding ATP-binding cassette domain-containing protein yields MAIIELQDLTKSYGNFDALRGVNLSVNEGQVTCVLGDNGAGKSTLIKILAGLHKQTTGVMLIDGEEATFESPRDAIAQGIATVYQNLAIVDEMSVWRNFFLGQEITGFLGSLKEEQMRAICSEQLRDMGIDIPDVDVEAGNLSGGQRQVVAIARAVYFGARVLILDEPTAALGVKQSGVVLKFIAAARDRGLGVVFITHNPHHAYLVGDHFSILKLGRQELDARRDEVTLEELTRQMAGGGELEALSHELGRQG; encoded by the coding sequence GTCTTACGGAAACTTTGACGCGCTGCGTGGGGTAAACCTCTCCGTCAATGAGGGGCAGGTGACCTGCGTGCTGGGGGATAACGGCGCGGGTAAATCCACCCTGATCAAAATCCTTGCCGGATTGCATAAGCAAACCACCGGAGTGATGCTCATCGACGGGGAGGAGGCTACTTTTGAGTCCCCGCGTGATGCCATTGCCCAAGGTATCGCCACGGTGTATCAGAACTTGGCGATCGTCGATGAGATGAGCGTGTGGCGCAACTTTTTCCTCGGACAGGAAATCACGGGCTTTCTCGGCAGCCTGAAGGAGGAACAGATGCGCGCCATCTGCTCCGAGCAGCTGCGCGACATGGGTATTGACATCCCGGATGTGGACGTAGAAGCCGGCAATCTATCCGGTGGTCAGCGCCAGGTGGTTGCCATCGCCCGTGCGGTCTACTTCGGTGCCCGCGTGTTGATTCTGGATGAACCAACCGCGGCCTTGGGCGTCAAGCAGTCCGGCGTGGTACTAAAGTTCATCGCCGCCGCGCGCGACCGTGGCCTGGGCGTGGTCTTTATTACCCACAATCCGCACCATGCTTACCTGGTGGGAGATCATTTCAGTATCCTCAAGCTGGGCCGCCAGGAGCTTGATGCTCGCCGTGACGAGGTCACCCTAGAGGAGCTGACCCGCCAGATGGCCGGCGGCGGAGAACTTGAGGCGCTCAGCCACGAATTAGGGCGCCAAGGCTAG